The Acinonyx jubatus isolate Ajub_Pintada_27869175 chromosome D1, VMU_Ajub_asm_v1.0, whole genome shotgun sequence genome includes a window with the following:
- the PELI3 gene encoding E3 ubiquitin-protein ligase pellino homolog 3 isoform X1 has product MVLEGNPEVGSPRTSDLGHPGSQDSCVLSSPGEDAQPGEEPIKYGELIVLGCCEEGGEETEAQRGEVTGPRAHSCYNGCLASGDKGRRRSRLALSRRPHANGVKPDVMHHISTPLVSKALSNRGQHSISYTLSRSHSVIVEYTHDSDTDMFQIGRSTENMIDFVVTDTSPGGGAAEGPSAQSTISRYACRILCDRRPPYTARIYAAGFDASSNIFLGERAAKWRTPDGLMDGLTTNGVLVMHPAGGFSEDSAPGVWREISVCGNVYTLRDSRSAQQRGKLVENESNVLQDGSLIDLCGATLLWRTPAGLLRAPTLKQLEAQRQEANAARPQCPVGLSTLAFPSPARGRTAPDKQQPWVYVRCGHVHGYHGWGCRRERGPQERECPLCRLVGPYVPLWLGQEAGLCLDPGPPSHAFAPCGHVCSEKTARYWAQTPLPHGTHAFHAACPFCGAWLTGEHGCVRLIFQGPLD; this is encoded by the exons ATGGTGCTAGAAGGAAACCCTGAAGTGGGGTCTCCCCGAACCTCAGACCTCGGGCACCCAGGGAGCCAGGACTCTTGTGTCCTCTCTTCTCCTGGTGAAGATGCGCAGCCAGGCGAGGAGCCCATCAAGTATGGCGAACTCATCGTCCTGGG ATGCTgtgaggaaggaggtgaggaaaccgaggctcagagaggggaagtgactggtccaagggcacacagctg CTACAATGGGTGTCTGGCAAGTGGGGACAAGGGCCGCCGGAGAAGCCGCCTGGCACTGAGCCGCCGGCCCCATGCCAACGGAGTGAAGCCAGACGTCATGCACCACATCTCGACACCGCTCGTCTCCAAG GCACTGAGTAACCGTGGCCAGCACAGCATCTCGTACACACTGTCCCGGAGCCACTCGGTCATAGTTGAATACACACATGACAGTGACACAGACATGTTCCAG ATCGGCCGTTCCACCGAGAACATGATCGACTTTGTGGTAACGGACACATCGCCTGGAGGAGGGGCCGCCGAGGGCCCCTCTGCCCAGAGCACCATCTCCCGCTATGCCTGCCGCATCCTCTGTGACCGCCGGCCGCCCTATACTGCCCGCATCTATGCTGCTGGCTTTGATGCCTCCAGCAACATCTTCCTTGGA GAGCGGGCAGCCAAGTGGCGGACCCCCGACGGCCTGATGGACGGCTTAACCACCAATGGGGTCCTGGTGATGCACCCAGCAGGCGGCTTCTCTGAGGACTCGGCCCCGGGTGTCTGGAGGGAGATATCAGTCTGTGGGAATGTGTACACTCTGAGGGACAGCCGCTCGGCACAGCAGCGAGGGAAGCTG GTGGAAAACGAGTCTAATGTGCTGCAGGACGGCTCCCTCATTGACCTGTGTGGGGCCACGCTGCTATGGCGCACGCCAGCAGGGCTGCTGAGGGCACCCACGCTGAAGCAGCTAGAGGCCCAGCGGCAGGAAGCGAACGCAGCACGGCCCCAGTGCCCCGTGGGCCTCAGCACCCTGGCCTTCCCCAGTCCGGCCCGTGGCCGCACAGCACCCGACAAGCAGCAGCCCTGGGTCTACGTCCGTTGTGGCCACGTCCACGGCTACCatggctggggctgcaggagaGAGCGGGGCCCCCAGGAGCGCGAGTGTCCTCTCTGTCGCCTCGTGGGACCCTATGTCCCCCTATGGCTCGGCCAGGAGGCCGGCCTCTGTCTGGACCCTGGACCACCCAGCCATGCCTTTGCACCCTGCGGCCATGTCTGCTCTGAGAAGACTGCCCGCTACTGGGCCCAGACACCACTGCCCCATGGCACCCATGCTTTCCATGCTGCCTGCCCCTTTTGTGGGGCCTGGCTCACCGGCGAGCATGGCTGCGTCCGCCTCATTTTCCAGGGGCCACTGGACTAG
- the PELI3 gene encoding E3 ubiquitin-protein ligase pellino homolog 3 isoform X2, which translates to MVLEGNPEVGSPRTSDLGHPGSQDSCVLSSPGEDAQPGEEPIKYGELIVLGYNGCLASGDKGRRRSRLALSRRPHANGVKPDVMHHISTPLVSKALSNRGQHSISYTLSRSHSVIVEYTHDSDTDMFQIGRSTENMIDFVVTDTSPGGGAAEGPSAQSTISRYACRILCDRRPPYTARIYAAGFDASSNIFLGERAAKWRTPDGLMDGLTTNGVLVMHPAGGFSEDSAPGVWREISVCGNVYTLRDSRSAQQRGKLVENESNVLQDGSLIDLCGATLLWRTPAGLLRAPTLKQLEAQRQEANAARPQCPVGLSTLAFPSPARGRTAPDKQQPWVYVRCGHVHGYHGWGCRRERGPQERECPLCRLVGPYVPLWLGQEAGLCLDPGPPSHAFAPCGHVCSEKTARYWAQTPLPHGTHAFHAACPFCGAWLTGEHGCVRLIFQGPLD; encoded by the exons ATGGTGCTAGAAGGAAACCCTGAAGTGGGGTCTCCCCGAACCTCAGACCTCGGGCACCCAGGGAGCCAGGACTCTTGTGTCCTCTCTTCTCCTGGTGAAGATGCGCAGCCAGGCGAGGAGCCCATCAAGTATGGCGAACTCATCGTCCTGGG CTACAATGGGTGTCTGGCAAGTGGGGACAAGGGCCGCCGGAGAAGCCGCCTGGCACTGAGCCGCCGGCCCCATGCCAACGGAGTGAAGCCAGACGTCATGCACCACATCTCGACACCGCTCGTCTCCAAG GCACTGAGTAACCGTGGCCAGCACAGCATCTCGTACACACTGTCCCGGAGCCACTCGGTCATAGTTGAATACACACATGACAGTGACACAGACATGTTCCAG ATCGGCCGTTCCACCGAGAACATGATCGACTTTGTGGTAACGGACACATCGCCTGGAGGAGGGGCCGCCGAGGGCCCCTCTGCCCAGAGCACCATCTCCCGCTATGCCTGCCGCATCCTCTGTGACCGCCGGCCGCCCTATACTGCCCGCATCTATGCTGCTGGCTTTGATGCCTCCAGCAACATCTTCCTTGGA GAGCGGGCAGCCAAGTGGCGGACCCCCGACGGCCTGATGGACGGCTTAACCACCAATGGGGTCCTGGTGATGCACCCAGCAGGCGGCTTCTCTGAGGACTCGGCCCCGGGTGTCTGGAGGGAGATATCAGTCTGTGGGAATGTGTACACTCTGAGGGACAGCCGCTCGGCACAGCAGCGAGGGAAGCTG GTGGAAAACGAGTCTAATGTGCTGCAGGACGGCTCCCTCATTGACCTGTGTGGGGCCACGCTGCTATGGCGCACGCCAGCAGGGCTGCTGAGGGCACCCACGCTGAAGCAGCTAGAGGCCCAGCGGCAGGAAGCGAACGCAGCACGGCCCCAGTGCCCCGTGGGCCTCAGCACCCTGGCCTTCCCCAGTCCGGCCCGTGGCCGCACAGCACCCGACAAGCAGCAGCCCTGGGTCTACGTCCGTTGTGGCCACGTCCACGGCTACCatggctggggctgcaggagaGAGCGGGGCCCCCAGGAGCGCGAGTGTCCTCTCTGTCGCCTCGTGGGACCCTATGTCCCCCTATGGCTCGGCCAGGAGGCCGGCCTCTGTCTGGACCCTGGACCACCCAGCCATGCCTTTGCACCCTGCGGCCATGTCTGCTCTGAGAAGACTGCCCGCTACTGGGCCCAGACACCACTGCCCCATGGCACCCATGCTTTCCATGCTGCCTGCCCCTTTTGTGGGGCCTGGCTCACCGGCGAGCATGGCTGCGTCCGCCTCATTTTCCAGGGGCCACTGGACTAG